From a single Columba livia isolate bColLiv1 breed racing homer chromosome 15, bColLiv1.pat.W.v2, whole genome shotgun sequence genomic region:
- the SLC29A4 gene encoding equilibrative nucleoside transporter 4 isoform X2 has protein sequence MPQNGRGGARPTTMGSVGAERFKELSPAGTPEGNVVMSFSFDSYQLEEDELQRGSQAKGVLTFMEPVSEDPEPQDRYHGIYFAMLLAGVGFLLPYNSFITDVDYLHHKYPGTSIVFDMSLTYILVALVAVILNNALVELLSLHTRISVGYLFALGPLLFVSICDVWLELFTRRQAYAINLVAVGVVAFGCTVQQSSFYGYTGLLPKRYTQGVMTGESTAGVIISLSRIFTKLLLSDEKENTVIFFFISISMELTCFILHLLVKRTRFVRYHTACSRKGDPETRGAGDCGTGYRVHHDVTAEDVHFENRSRGQPSSPRGSPGPEAELAGSGTYMRFDVPRPKIKRSWPSFRDMLLHRYVVSRLIWAYMLSIAMTYFITLCLFPGLESEIHNCTLGEWLPILIMAIFNLSDFVGKILAALPYDWRGTHLLIYSCLRVVFIPLFIMCVYPNGKPTFGHPAWPCIFSLLMGITNGYFGSVPMILAAGKVSPEQRELAGNTMTVSYMTGLTLGSAVAYFAYSLTSTSHSTCFYTEISNGSFTSGY, from the exons ATGCCGCAGAACGGCCGCGGCGGAGCCAG GCCAACCACGATGGGCTCAGTGGGAGCCGAGCGCTTCAAGGAGCTGAGCCCGGCGGGGACGCCGGAGGGGAACGTGGTGATGAGCTTCAGCTTCGACAGCTACCAGCTGGAGGAGGACGAGCTGCAGCGGGGCAGCCAGGCCAAGGGCGTCCTCACCTTCATGGAGCCGG TTTCTGAGGATCCTGAGCCCCAGGATCGCTACCATGGGATTTACTTCGCCatgctgctggctggggtggGATTTCTTCTGCCGTACAACAGCTTTATCACCGATGTGGACTACCTGCACCACAAATACCCAG GGACCTCCATTGTCTTTGACATGAGCCTCACCTACATCCTGGTGGCCTTGGTGGCCGTCATCCTCAACAACGCGCTGGTGGAGCTGCTGAGCTTGCACACCCGGATCTCCGTGG GTTATCTCTTCGCCCTGGGGCCTCTGCTCTTCGTCAGCATCTGCGATGTCTGGCTGGAGCTCTTCACCCGCAGGCAAGCCTACGCCATCAACCTGGTGGCTGTTGGGGTGGTGGCCTTTGGATGCACAG TGCAGCAATCCAGCTTCTACGGCTACACGGGGCTGCTGCCCAAGCGCTACACACAGGGCGTGATGACGGGCGAGA GCACCGCTGGGGTCATCATCTCACTCAGCCGCATCTTCAccaagctgctgctgtcagACGAGAAGGAGAACACGGTCATCTTCTTCTTCATCTCCATCAGCATGGAGCTGACGTGCTTCATCCTCCACCTCCTGGTGAAGCGCACCCGCTTCGTCCGCTATCACACCGCCTGCTCCCGCAAGGGTGACCCCGAGACCCGGGGGGCCGGTGACTGCGGGACGGGTTACCGCGTCCACCACGATGTCACTGCCGAGGATGTCCACTTT GAGAACCGGTCCCGGGGACAGCCCAGCTCCCCGCGGGGCAGCCCAGGCCCCGAAGCCGAGCTGGCTGGCAGTGGCACCTACATGCGCTTTGATGTCCCTCGGCCCAAAATCAAGAGGAGCTGGCCCAGCTTCAGAG ACATGCTGCTCCACCGCTACGTCGTGTCCCGGCTCATCTGGGCCTACATGCTCTCCATCGCCATGACCTACTTCATCACGCTGTGCCTCTTTCCCGGCCTGGAGTCGGAGATCCACAACTGCACGCTGGGGGAATGGCTCCCCATCCTCATCATGGCCATCTTCAACCTCTCTGACTTTGTCGGCAAG ATCCTGGCTGCCCTGCCCTACGACTGGAGGGGGACCCACCTTCTCATCTACTCCTGCCTCCGCGTGGTCTTCATCCCCCTCTTCATCATGTGCGTCTACCCCAACGGGAAGCCCACGTTTGGCCACCCTGCCTGGCCCTGCATCTTCTCCCTCCTCATGGGCATCACCAACGGCTACTTCGGCAGTGTCCCCATGATCCTGGCCGCTGGGAAAGTGAGCCCCGAGCAGCGGGAGCTGGCAG GGAACACCATGACTGTGTCCTACATGACGGGCTTAACGCTGGGCTCGGCTGTGGCGTATTTTGCCTACAGCCTTACCAGTACATCCCACAGTACCTGTTTCTACACAGAGATCTCCAACGGCTCCTTCACGTCGGGGTACTGA
- the SLC29A4 gene encoding equilibrative nucleoside transporter 4 isoform X1 — protein MGSVGAERFKELSPAGTPEGNVVMSFSFDSYQLEEDELQRGSQAKGVLTFMEPVSEDPEPQDRYHGIYFAMLLAGVGFLLPYNSFITDVDYLHHKYPGTSIVFDMSLTYILVALVAVILNNALVELLSLHTRISVGYLFALGPLLFVSICDVWLELFTRRQAYAINLVAVGVVAFGCTVQQSSFYGYTGLLPKRYTQGVMTGESTAGVIISLSRIFTKLLLSDEKENTVIFFFISISMELTCFILHLLVKRTRFVRYHTACSRKGDPETRGAGDCGTGYRVHHDVTAEDVHFENRSRGQPSSPRGSPGPEAELAGSGTYMRFDVPRPKIKRSWPSFRDMLLHRYVVSRLIWAYMLSIAMTYFITLCLFPGLESEIHNCTLGEWLPILIMAIFNLSDFVGKILAALPYDWRGTHLLIYSCLRVVFIPLFIMCVYPNGKPTFGHPAWPCIFSLLMGITNGYFGSVPMILAAGKVSPEQRELAGNTMTVSYMTGLTLGSAVAYFAYSLTSTSHSTCFYTEISNGSFTSGY, from the exons ATGGGCTCAGTGGGAGCCGAGCGCTTCAAGGAGCTGAGCCCGGCGGGGACGCCGGAGGGGAACGTGGTGATGAGCTTCAGCTTCGACAGCTACCAGCTGGAGGAGGACGAGCTGCAGCGGGGCAGCCAGGCCAAGGGCGTCCTCACCTTCATGGAGCCGG TTTCTGAGGATCCTGAGCCCCAGGATCGCTACCATGGGATTTACTTCGCCatgctgctggctggggtggGATTTCTTCTGCCGTACAACAGCTTTATCACCGATGTGGACTACCTGCACCACAAATACCCAG GGACCTCCATTGTCTTTGACATGAGCCTCACCTACATCCTGGTGGCCTTGGTGGCCGTCATCCTCAACAACGCGCTGGTGGAGCTGCTGAGCTTGCACACCCGGATCTCCGTGG GTTATCTCTTCGCCCTGGGGCCTCTGCTCTTCGTCAGCATCTGCGATGTCTGGCTGGAGCTCTTCACCCGCAGGCAAGCCTACGCCATCAACCTGGTGGCTGTTGGGGTGGTGGCCTTTGGATGCACAG TGCAGCAATCCAGCTTCTACGGCTACACGGGGCTGCTGCCCAAGCGCTACACACAGGGCGTGATGACGGGCGAGA GCACCGCTGGGGTCATCATCTCACTCAGCCGCATCTTCAccaagctgctgctgtcagACGAGAAGGAGAACACGGTCATCTTCTTCTTCATCTCCATCAGCATGGAGCTGACGTGCTTCATCCTCCACCTCCTGGTGAAGCGCACCCGCTTCGTCCGCTATCACACCGCCTGCTCCCGCAAGGGTGACCCCGAGACCCGGGGGGCCGGTGACTGCGGGACGGGTTACCGCGTCCACCACGATGTCACTGCCGAGGATGTCCACTTT GAGAACCGGTCCCGGGGACAGCCCAGCTCCCCGCGGGGCAGCCCAGGCCCCGAAGCCGAGCTGGCTGGCAGTGGCACCTACATGCGCTTTGATGTCCCTCGGCCCAAAATCAAGAGGAGCTGGCCCAGCTTCAGAG ACATGCTGCTCCACCGCTACGTCGTGTCCCGGCTCATCTGGGCCTACATGCTCTCCATCGCCATGACCTACTTCATCACGCTGTGCCTCTTTCCCGGCCTGGAGTCGGAGATCCACAACTGCACGCTGGGGGAATGGCTCCCCATCCTCATCATGGCCATCTTCAACCTCTCTGACTTTGTCGGCAAG ATCCTGGCTGCCCTGCCCTACGACTGGAGGGGGACCCACCTTCTCATCTACTCCTGCCTCCGCGTGGTCTTCATCCCCCTCTTCATCATGTGCGTCTACCCCAACGGGAAGCCCACGTTTGGCCACCCTGCCTGGCCCTGCATCTTCTCCCTCCTCATGGGCATCACCAACGGCTACTTCGGCAGTGTCCCCATGATCCTGGCCGCTGGGAAAGTGAGCCCCGAGCAGCGGGAGCTGGCAG GGAACACCATGACTGTGTCCTACATGACGGGCTTAACGCTGGGCTCGGCTGTGGCGTATTTTGCCTACAGCCTTACCAGTACATCCCACAGTACCTGTTTCTACACAGAGATCTCCAACGGCTCCTTCACGTCGGGGTACTGA